A genomic stretch from Aedes albopictus strain Foshan chromosome 2, AalbF5, whole genome shotgun sequence includes:
- the LOC134287243 gene encoding uncharacterized protein K02A2.6-like, which yields MFSPPGGDRPGSVPPANGLQQHPAVPNHQPGVSFQPQQPPSVPVINPPPFLQTSGSQAGSYVPQQQQQNVSSVDPVTLQLFQQMQQQINLQFQQQQAFLTQQLDVFRTAMSAIQVSVPTNPEQILDSLASNIREFRYEPDQNVTFGGWFVRYEDLFAKDAVRLDDEAKVRLLLRKLGPSEHERYTSYILPKSPNAIRFDDTVSKLKSLFGTPESVISRRYRCLRVKKQATEDYKMFACRVNKLCVEFELGKLSEDQFKCLMFVCGLKAESDAEIRTRLLSRIEERDDVTLEQISDECQRLLNIKHDTTMIESASSSAAVQSLKKQDGKKNYRSERGSAEPRSSPQKGARPTTPCWNCGAMHYSRDCPFKNNRCKECGQIGHKDGYCSSAKKIKSPSKRYTGKPANIRSVQVKNIRKRRRFVKAEVNGRQVSLQLDTASDISIISEQTWQKIGQPASIPATVQAATASGKPLKLQFQCCCEIIIKGEKRTGQFYVVPQQLNLLGLDLIDAFNLGSMPMDQFCNQAQNTNHHQGARSFRKHINQLRCRAGATNTPKPRTIPSKAGKHQLPLDILLQACNLHQPSHAQSARHSPSRSPSLPTLASSVPMAQMPSTLAAPSVHSTPLQATPAQPSLVWVSPATTETRGSSSVSASTSKFPSSSATSFAETETAGSLPRHSLRQRRPPIRFDPYQLYKEGRCWEPLDQPSGQPIATTTNTAMLTGSSLTATRRCAKA from the coding sequence ATGTTTTCCCCACCCGGAGGTGACCGGCCAGGATCAGTGCCGCCGGCGAATGGACTGCAGCAGCATCCAGCAGTTCCAAATCACCAGCCGGGAGTGTCATTTCAGCCACAGCAACCACCGTCGGTTCCAGTCATCAACCCTCCTCCGTTCCTGCAGACCAGTGGTTCACAAGCTGGTTCATACGtaccacagcagcagcagcaaaatgTTTCGTCGGTCGATCCGGTGACGCTGCAACTTTTTCAGCAGATGCAACAGCAAATCAATCTGCAATTTCAGCAGCAGCAGGCGTTCCTCACCCAGCAGTTGGACGTATTCCGGACGGCGATGTCGGCAATCCAGGTCAGTGTTCCGACGAATCCGGAGCAAATACTCGACTCGCTGGCGAGTAACATCCGTGAGTTCCGGTACGAACCGGACCAAAACGTTACATTTGGCGGATGGTTCGTTCGTTACGAGGATTTGTTCGCCAAGGACGCCGTTCGACTCGACGATGAAGCCAAGGTCAGGTTGCTGCTACGGAAGCTAGGCCCATCGGAGCACGAGAGGTACACCAGCTACATCCTCCCAAAGAGTCCCAATGCAATCAGGTTCGACGACACGGTGAGTAAGCTGAAAAGTTTATTCGGAACACCAGAGTCTGTGATCAGCAGACGGTATCGGTGCTTGCGAGTCAAGAAGCAAGCCACCGAGGATTACAAGATGTTTGCCTGTCGGGTGAACAAACTTTGTGTCGAGTTCGAACTTGGGAAGCTCTCGGAGGACCAATTCAAGTGCCTCATGTTCGTCTGTGGGCTGAAGGCGGAAAGCGATGCGGAGATCAGGACGAGGTTGCTTAGCCGCATTGAAGAGCGGGATGACGTAACCCTGGAGCAGATTTCAGATGAGTGTCAACGACTTCTCAACATCAAACACGATACGACGATGATCGAGTCAGCGTCGTCGTCGGCAGCAGTGCAATCACTGAAGAAGCAGGACGGAAAGAAGAACTACCGTTCCGAGAGGGGATCAGCAGAACCAAGATCCAGTCCTCAGAAGGGCGCCCGTCCAACAACGCCTTGTTGGAACTGCGGTGCCATGCACTACTCCAGAGACTGTCCGTTCAAGAACAACCGGTGCAAGGAATGTGGTCAAATCGGTCACAAGGACGGATACTGCTCCAGTGCCAAGAAAATCAAGTCTCCCAGCAAGCGGTATACGGGAAAGCCAGCGAATATAAGAAGTGTGCAGGTGAAGAACATCCGGAAGCGACGAAGGTTCGTGAAAGCGGAAGTCAACGGCAGGCAAGTCAGTCTGCAGCTCGATACTGCGTCGGACATCAGTATCATCTCCGAGCAGACGTGGCAGAAGATCGGGCAGCCTGCATCAATTCCAGCAACCGTCCAAGCAGCAACAGCGTCGGGCAAACCCCTGAAGCTACAGTTTCAGTGTTGCTGCGAAATCATCATCAAGGGGGAGAAGCGCACTGGTCAATTCTACGTAGTCCCGCAGCAGCTCAACCTGCTTGGGCTAGATCTCATCGATGCGTTCAATCTCGGGTCGATGCCAATGGACCAATTCTGCAATCAGGCGCAAAATACAAACCATCATCAAGGTGCACGATCATTCAGAAAACATATCAACCAGTTGCGTTGCCGAGCAGGTGCTACCAACACACCAAAGCCCAGGACGATTCCGTCCAAGGCCGGCAAACATCAGTTGCCTTTGGACATCCTGCTTCAAGCCTGCAATCTGCATCAGCCAAGCCATGCTCAATCAGCACGCCATTCTCCATCACGTTCACCTTCGCTACCAACTCTAGCATCATCCGTTCCGATGGCACAGATGCCATCGACGCTTGCAGCACCATCCGTGCACTCGACTCCACTGCAAGCTACACCAGCTCAACCGAGCCTGGTCTGGGTGTCTCCAGCCACGACGGAGACTCGTGGGTCGTCTTCTGTGTCTGCGTCAACGTCCAAATTCCCATCATCCTCAGCAACAAGCTTCGCAGAGACCGAAACAGCTGGTTCGTTGCCTCGCCACTCTTTACGCCAACGAAGACCGCCGATAAGGTTCGACCCGTACCAGCTGTATAAAGAGGGGAGATGTTGGGAACCACTGGATCAACCTAGTGGTCAACCGATCGCTACCACCACCAACACTGCTATGCTCACTGGTAGCAGCTTGACTGCTACCCGTAGATGCGCGAAAGCATAA